Genomic DNA from Gilliamella sp. ESL0441:
AGCTACAGCAATAAGAGACCGCGCTTTTATTGGTGAAATATAGCGTGGTGATTGGGGAACAAAAATTAATCCCCCATAAACAGCGCCAGCTTGGTAAGCTGCAACAGCATCTTCTGTTCGCGTCAAACCACATACTTTATTTTCACCTAGCATAACTTTTCGAATCGCTAACGCTAAGTTAGATTCAGACATTAATGCACTTCCAATTAAAAAACCATTGGCAAATTGACTGAGGTCTTTCACCTGATTATGAGTGTATATACCTGATTCACTGATTATGATGCGATCAGTCGGAATTGTTTTAGACAAATTCTTGACCCGATTTAAATCGACACTCAAATCACGTAAATTACGATTATTAATACCGATGACTTTAGCACCAAGTTCAATGGCTCGTTCGACTTCTTTTTCAGTACTCGCTTCAGTTAGTACACCCATATTAAGTTGATGAGCAATCTGACTTAAATGACGATATTCATCATCGGTGACAACAGATAGCATTAATAAAATAGCATCTGCTTGATAATAACGCGCTAAATAGATTTGGTATTCGTCAATAATAAAATCTTTACAAAGAACGGGTTGTGTCACCTCGTTGCGAACAATTGGCAAAAATTCAAAACGACCTTGAAAGTATTTTTCATCAGTCAGTACAGAAATAGCCGAAGCATAATCTTTATAGACTTTAGCAATACTCGCTGGATCAAAATCGTTACGGATTAAGCCTTTTGAAGGCGATGCTTTTTTACACTCTAAAATAAACACCGTTTT
This window encodes:
- the trpCF gene encoding bifunctional indole-3-glycerol-phosphate synthase TrpC/phosphoribosylanthranilate isomerase TrpF; amino-acid sequence: MVINTLTENVEMATVLKQIIDDKKQWLIEQKKQKPLDTFKSEIKPSDRDFYQALNQPKTVFILECKKASPSKGLIRNDFDPASIAKVYKDYASAISVLTDEKYFQGRFEFLPIVRNEVTQPVLCKDFIIDEYQIYLARYYQADAILLMLSVVTDDEYRHLSQIAHQLNMGVLTEASTEKEVERAIELGAKVIGINNRNLRDLSVDLNRVKNLSKTIPTDRIIISESGIYTHNQVKDLSQFANGFLIGSALMSESNLALAIRKVMLGENKVCGLTRTEDAVAAYQAGAVYGGLIFVPQSPRYISPIKARSLIAVAPLNWVGVFKNENIEQVSQIAKQLSLYAVQLHGDEDEDYLHTLRQQLPQSCQIWKALSISDVIPEHHHPLISRYIFDHGAGGTGQHFDWSLLKGQNLNNVILAGGINPQNIKSALATEVIGVDINSGVEMSAGIKDKQKIKAVFEQI